In Pseudomonas sp. R76, one genomic interval encodes:
- a CDS encoding amino acid ABC transporter permease translates to MNYQLNFAAVWRDFPSLLAGLGLGLELALLSIAIGCVIGLMMAFAMLSKHRALRVFASVYVTVIRNTPILVLILLIYFALPSLGIRLDKIPSFIITLSLYAGAYLTEVFRAGLLNIPKGLREAGLAIGLGEWRIRAYITVPVMLRNVLPALSNNFISLFKDTSLAAAIAVPELTYYARKINVESYRVIETWLVTTALYVAACYLIAMLLRYLEQRLAIRR, encoded by the coding sequence ATGAACTATCAGTTGAACTTTGCCGCCGTGTGGCGTGACTTCCCCAGCTTGCTGGCGGGGCTCGGCCTGGGCCTTGAGCTGGCGCTGCTGTCGATCGCGATTGGCTGCGTGATCGGTTTGATGATGGCGTTTGCCATGTTGTCCAAACACCGCGCGTTGCGAGTCTTCGCCTCGGTGTATGTGACGGTGATCCGCAATACGCCGATCCTCGTGCTGATCTTGTTGATCTACTTTGCACTGCCGTCATTGGGGATTCGTCTCGACAAAATTCCCTCGTTCATCATCACCTTGTCGCTGTACGCCGGTGCCTACCTCACCGAAGTGTTCCGCGCCGGGCTGTTGAATATCCCCAAGGGCTTGCGTGAAGCAGGTTTGGCGATTGGCTTGGGCGAGTGGCGTATCCGCGCCTATATCACCGTGCCGGTGATGCTGCGCAACGTGTTGCCGGCGCTGTCGAACAACTTTATCTCGCTGTTCAAGGACACCTCGCTGGCGGCTGCGATTGCCGTGCCGGAGCTGACCTACTACGCCCGCAAGATCAACGTCGAAAGCTACCGGGTGATTGAAACCTGGCTGGTCACGACTGCGCTCTACGTGGCTGCCTGTTACCTCATTGCCATGCTGCTCCGTTACCTGGAACAGCGTCTGGCGATCCGTCGTTAA
- a CDS encoding transporter substrate-binding domain-containing protein, whose product MHHRPSVFKACVFLFAASASLASVVQAADSKLDDVLKRGHLIVGTGSTNAPWHFQGADGKLQGFDIDIGRIVAKGLFNDPSKVEFVVQSSDARIPNLLTDKVDMSCQFITVTASRAQQVAFTLPYYREGVGLLLPNNSKYKEIEDLQAAGDSVTVAVLQNVYAEELVHQALPKAKVDQYDSVDLMYQAVNSGRADAAATDQSSVKYLMVQNPGRYRSPTYAWSPQTYACAVKRGDQDWLNFVNTALHEAMTGVEFPTYKASFKQWFGVDLPEPAIGFPVEFK is encoded by the coding sequence ATGCATCACCGACCTTCCGTGTTCAAAGCGTGTGTTTTTCTCTTCGCCGCATCGGCTTCCCTCGCAAGCGTAGTGCAGGCGGCGGACAGCAAGCTCGATGATGTGCTCAAGCGTGGGCATCTCATCGTGGGTACAGGCAGTACCAATGCGCCGTGGCACTTCCAGGGAGCGGATGGCAAGTTGCAGGGTTTTGATATCGACATCGGCCGTATCGTCGCCAAGGGTCTGTTCAATGACCCGAGCAAGGTTGAGTTTGTGGTGCAGTCGTCTGACGCACGTATTCCCAACCTGCTGACCGACAAGGTCGACATGAGTTGCCAGTTCATCACCGTCACCGCCAGCCGTGCGCAGCAAGTTGCATTTACCTTGCCGTACTACCGCGAAGGCGTGGGCCTGCTGTTGCCGAACAACAGCAAGTACAAGGAAATCGAAGACCTGCAAGCCGCAGGCGACAGCGTCACCGTGGCCGTGCTGCAAAACGTTTACGCCGAAGAGCTGGTGCACCAGGCATTGCCCAAAGCCAAGGTCGACCAATACGACAGCGTCGACCTGATGTACCAGGCCGTGAACTCCGGACGCGCCGATGCCGCCGCCACCGACCAATCCTCGGTCAAGTACCTGATGGTGCAGAACCCCGGCCGCTACCGCAGCCCGACCTACGCCTGGAGCCCGCAAACCTACGCGTGCGCGGTCAAGCGTGGCGATCAGGACTGGCTGAACTTCGTCAACACCGCGTTGCATGAAGCCATGACCGGTGTGGAATTCCCCACCTACAAGGCCTCGTTCAAGCAATGGTTCGGCGTGGATTTGCCAGAACCAGCGATCGGTTTCCCGGTTGAGTTCAAGTAA
- a CDS encoding thioredoxin family protein, whose product MATTNDVITSQAGYESALKQGRIVFTLFVSKSCPACEYYRPFFESAAKEHDRFVDSYVIEPTVAPELGKPERRSTEKVTGTPTLVTHIDGEVQEVIRGFVDEKTLTQELNDIFSRYA is encoded by the coding sequence ATGGCAACCACTAACGACGTCATTACCAGCCAGGCGGGCTATGAGTCCGCACTGAAACAGGGTCGAATCGTATTCACGCTATTTGTTTCAAAAAGCTGCCCGGCATGCGAGTACTACAGACCATTTTTTGAAAGCGCCGCCAAAGAGCATGATAGGTTTGTGGATAGCTATGTCATCGAGCCGACCGTTGCGCCTGAGCTGGGCAAGCCTGAACGCCGCAGTACTGAGAAGGTTACCGGCACACCTACGCTGGTAACGCATATCGACGGCGAGGTTCAGGAAGTCATCAGAGGGTTTGTAGACGAGAAAACTCTGACGCAAGAACTGAACGATATATTCAGCCGCTATGCCTAG
- a CDS encoding TerC family protein — translation MEWLADPTAWLGLLTLIVLELVLGIDNLVFIAILADKLPPEQRDRARLIGLSLALLMRLGLLASISWLVTLTQPLFEVFDKSFSGRDLIMLFGGVFLLFKATMELHERLEGHVAQRSGNVAYAMFWPIVAQIVVLDAVFSLDAVITAVGMVDELAVMMIAVIVSIGLMIVASKPLTRFVNAHPTVIMLCLGFLMMIGFALTAEGLGFHIPKGYLYAAIGFSILIEVFNQIARARRKKSAQGTLPVRQRTAHAVMRLLGGRSLAVEGMDDDVADLMGEPDAAQGPLFDRRERVMISGVLQLAERPIRTLMTPRAKVDCIDLSDDRDTIRLKLMHSSYSRLPLIRHGAIDEPLGFVHKKELLKEYLAGDEPNLEHLARRAINLLESFSILNALEQMRQESTHIAFVINEFGDFMGVLSMTDILESIAGELPDASEIEGPDIVEDGEGFRANGAVNLNQIRQRTGFKAVATDDYQTLAGLVMSLLDRLPMVGDSLEHEGWRLTVAAVDERRVTQVRLEPTARHSG, via the coding sequence ATGGAATGGTTAGCGGATCCAACGGCCTGGCTCGGCCTGTTGACCTTGATTGTGCTGGAACTGGTGCTGGGCATCGACAACCTGGTGTTTATCGCGATCCTGGCGGACAAGTTGCCGCCGGAGCAGCGCGACCGCGCGCGGTTGATTGGTTTGTCCCTGGCGTTGCTGATGCGCCTGGGCTTGCTGGCGAGTATTTCCTGGTTGGTGACGCTGACCCAGCCCTTGTTCGAGGTGTTCGACAAGAGCTTCTCCGGCCGTGACCTGATCATGCTGTTTGGCGGTGTGTTCCTGTTGTTCAAGGCCACCATGGAATTGCATGAGCGCCTGGAAGGCCACGTGGCCCAGCGCTCGGGCAATGTGGCGTATGCGATGTTCTGGCCGATCGTGGCGCAGATCGTGGTGCTCGACGCGGTGTTCTCCCTCGACGCGGTGATTACGGCCGTGGGCATGGTGGATGAACTGGCGGTGATGATGATCGCAGTGATCGTGTCCATCGGCTTGATGATCGTGGCGAGTAAACCGCTGACCCGCTTCGTCAACGCGCACCCTACGGTGATCATGCTGTGCCTGGGCTTCTTGATGATGATCGGCTTCGCCCTGACTGCCGAAGGCTTGGGCTTCCATATTCCCAAGGGCTATCTGTATGCGGCGATTGGTTTCTCGATCCTGATCGAGGTGTTCAACCAGATTGCCCGCGCCCGCCGCAAGAAGTCGGCGCAAGGCACGTTGCCGGTGCGCCAGCGCACCGCGCATGCGGTGATGCGTTTGCTCGGCGGTCGCAGCCTGGCCGTCGAAGGCATGGATGACGACGTTGCTGACCTGATGGGCGAGCCGGATGCAGCCCAGGGCCCGTTGTTTGATCGACGCGAGCGCGTGATGATCAGCGGCGTGCTGCAATTGGCCGAGCGGCCGATTCGCACCTTGATGACGCCACGGGCCAAGGTCGACTGTATTGATCTGTCGGACGATCGCGACACTATTCGCCTGAAATTGATGCATTCGTCCTACTCGCGCCTGCCGTTGATCCGCCACGGCGCTATCGATGAGCCATTAGGTTTCGTGCACAAGAAGGAGTTGCTCAAGGAATACCTGGCCGGCGACGAGCCGAACCTGGAGCACTTGGCGCGCCGCGCGATCAACCTGCTGGAGAGTTTTTCGATCCTCAACGCCCTGGAGCAGATGCGCCAGGAATCCACCCACATTGCGTTCGTGATCAACGAATTCGGCGATTTTATGGGGGTGTTGAGCATGACCGACATTCTCGAGTCCATCGCCGGTGAATTGCCGGATGCCAGCGAGATTGAAGGGCCGGATATTGTCGAGGACGGCGAGGGTTTTCGTGCCAATGGTGCCGTGAACCTGAACCAGATTCGCCAGCGCACCGGCTTCAAGGCCGTGGCCACCGACGATTATCAGACCCTCGCAGGTTTAGTCATGAGCCTGCTGGACCGCCTGCCGATGGTCGGCGACAGCCTTGAGCATGAAGGCTGGCGCCTTACCGTGGCAGCGGTGGATGAGCGGCGGGTGACGCAAGTTCGTCTGGAGCCTACAGCTAGGCATAGCGGCTGA
- a CDS encoding sugar-binding transcriptional regulator, whose amino-acid sequence MSDSTQRIASDIDQMTEVAMLYYLENVTQEAIAKRFDLSRAKVSRLLKRARDEGIVEVRVLQHPAMNNELEQALVQRFKLDRALIAVDHSDPDTQRSAVASLVANYLNKTLSDGMIVAVGMGRNVGAVADNVFLPVTRNCTFVCAIGGSLKAGEYMNPDHICRRLALRFGGESESLYAPALVANPELRGVLINNDTVRSTLDRARRADIALIGIGDMSENSNMVRMGWFSPQEIAQARLSGTVGDMMGYDFIDIHGQPAVNAIQGRVIGLTVQELFRIPDVVAIASENTKAAATLGALRSGVINTLATTVTNAHTILALDDATRKS is encoded by the coding sequence ATGAGTGACAGTACCCAGCGCATCGCCAGCGATATCGATCAGATGACCGAAGTGGCGATGCTCTATTACCTCGAGAACGTCACTCAGGAGGCCATTGCCAAACGCTTCGACCTGTCACGCGCGAAAGTCAGCCGCCTGCTCAAACGTGCGCGCGATGAAGGGATTGTCGAGGTGCGCGTGTTGCAGCACCCGGCGATGAACAACGAGCTTGAGCAGGCGCTGGTGCAGCGTTTCAAACTTGATCGCGCGTTGATTGCCGTCGACCACAGCGACCCCGACACCCAGCGCTCGGCGGTGGCCAGCCTGGTGGCCAACTACCTGAATAAAACCCTGAGTGACGGCATGATCGTCGCTGTCGGTATGGGGCGTAACGTCGGGGCGGTAGCGGATAACGTGTTTTTGCCGGTAACGCGCAATTGTACCTTTGTCTGTGCTATCGGCGGTTCGCTCAAGGCTGGCGAGTACATGAACCCCGACCATATCTGCCGGCGCCTGGCCCTGCGCTTTGGTGGCGAGAGTGAAAGCCTGTACGCCCCGGCGCTGGTGGCAAACCCGGAATTGCGTGGGGTGTTGATCAACAATGACACGGTGCGCTCGACCCTGGATCGGGCGCGGCGGGCGGACATTGCGCTGATCGGCATTGGTGACATGAGCGAGAACAGCAACATGGTGCGCATGGGCTGGTTTTCGCCGCAGGAAATTGCCCAGGCGCGGTTGTCCGGTACGGTGGGCGACATGATGGGCTATGACTTTATCGACATACACGGGCAGCCGGCGGTCAACGCTATTCAGGGGCGGGTGATCGGGCTGACGGTGCAGGAGTTGTTTCGCATTCCGGATGTGGTGGCGATTGCCAGTGAGAACACCAAGGCGGCGGCGACCTTAGGGGCGTTGCGCTCGGGGGTGATTAATACGCTGGCGACGACGGTGACGAATGCGCACACGATTTTGGCGCTGGATGATGCAACGCGAAAGTCTTGA
- the rpiB gene encoding ribose 5-phosphate isomerase B: protein MNTPFPVAIGCDEAGFELKELLKRHIEALGYPVTDFGTHSTAPVLYPDIALAVATAINAGQQRLGVLVCGTGIGMAISANKVLGIRAAQAHDTYSAERARKSNDAQILSIGARVVGAELAKSIVTAFLASEFEAARSGAKVARINAIERDGHQ, encoded by the coding sequence ATGAACACACCTTTCCCGGTGGCTATCGGATGCGATGAAGCGGGTTTTGAGCTCAAAGAGCTGTTGAAGCGCCATATCGAGGCGTTGGGTTATCCGGTGACCGACTTCGGCACCCACTCCACGGCGCCGGTGCTGTACCCGGACATCGCCCTGGCCGTGGCCACTGCCATTAACGCCGGGCAGCAACGCCTGGGCGTGCTGGTGTGCGGCACCGGGATTGGCATGGCCATCTCGGCCAACAAAGTGCTGGGTATTCGCGCCGCGCAGGCGCATGACACCTATTCTGCGGAGCGCGCGCGCAAGAGTAACGATGCGCAGATCCTGTCCATCGGCGCGCGGGTGGTCGGCGCCGAGCTGGCCAAAAGCATCGTCACCGCGTTTCTGGCCTCTGAGTTCGAGGCGGCGCGTTCCGGGGCCAAGGTGGCGCGTATCAATGCGATCGAACGCGATGGGCATCAATAG